The sequence below is a genomic window from Wyeomyia smithii strain HCP4-BCI-WySm-NY-G18 chromosome 1, ASM2978416v1, whole genome shotgun sequence.
CGAACTATCCCGCGCATGCTTGTTCTGACACGGTGTAGCATGTTCGAACGTgatgttttgataaataacagtAGAGCAAAATTGTGTCTTTAGCTCATACTTTTTAAGCTGTTTATAGTGTGTGTTTATGGACCGAATTTTGTGATGCCAATGCAGCATACTCCCGCGAAAGTGAATACGGAGGATAGGATGGCAGATTTAAAAGTGTTGATCCATCTGCGGGGCCAAGCAAAGGCAAAAGTGACGCGCATACGTAAAGCGGTTGAAGATTCCGCTGAAGCTGGTGTCATACGCCATAATGCAACTCAATTGAAAGAGTTCGCTCGAAATTTGGAGGGCCATTACCGGGAATATTTGGGCCTTCATCATCAGATTTCGGCAATGTGCCCACCCGAAAAGATCGAAGAGCACGATCAAGGATACCTTAGTTTTGAAACACATTACAACGAGACGCTTGTTTTGGTCGAGCAAGCAATCGAGATGGTACATTCAGTTCCTACGCCACAACGTCAGCGTACTGATGTACCCGCCAATAATGAACCTCGAGTAATCGTTCAGCAGCCGTTGAAAGCAACCTTTCCGACTTTCGATGGCAAACCAGAGAATTGGCCACGTTTCAAGGCTTTGTTTCGTGATGTGATGCAATCATCTACGGATTTGGATTGTATCAAGCTGTTCCCTTCATTACGAGCCATGCTGCACGTACTTTGAGTGACAACAATTACACCAATGCCTGGGAGATCCTTGAGGAGCGTTTCGAGAATAAGCGTTTAATTGTTGGCACCCATATTCAAGGTCCACTGAGCCTTCGACACATTAACCGTGAAAATCCGAAGGAATTGCGAGAGTTAATCAACGAAGTGAATCGCCACGTCGACGGACTAGTGCTAATGCAGGAGCAACTGCTAGGAATGTCCGAGGTTTTGTGGTTAACCTGGTAACTGCAGCGCTAGATAAAGATACTCGGAAGGAGTTTCAATCCCACATAAGTCGATACCAACCTACAATGAAACGATGGATTTCCTGAAAAAGCGTTGTGCCATCCTCGAACGCTGTGAAGTTTCGGCGCCAAACGTGAAGCCGATACCAATCAAAAACACCGCCAACCTGATAAAGGGTGCGTAAGCTAAGTTGTGCGCCATCACTGGAACCACCGAGATGTCCTGCGAGATATGTGCCGGTGCACATCCGAACTTCAAATGTGAAGTGTTTCGAGCTTTGTCTACTCCTCAACGTCTAATGGAAGCACGAGAGCTGAAAATCTGCTTCAACTGTTTACGCAAGGGTCATCACAGCATTTCTTGCAGTTCATCGCGAACCTGCCAGAAGTGTCAAGGTAAGCACCACACACTATTGCACTTTGAAAAACCACAAATCCCCAAGCCAGATAAACCAAACATCCCACAAGCTTCCGAAAAAAAGTTACTCCTCCTAGTAATTATCCACGATTTGAGAACAGCCTTTTAATGACCGCTGTTGTTAATGTTTTGGATTGCAATGGCAAATACCAGCCATGCCGTGTCTTCCTAGATTGTAGATCTCAGGCTCATTTGATTTCTGATAAATCAGTccgtaccgtaaaacggggtatcattgatcagcggggtaacattgatcagttttacccttctcatgaatagttgaaataaaactgctccgtgattacttttgctaaagttgagtataacatcttagtcttgtgtcactcgagatctgaacaatattgtattggttgaaattttttattgttttgatgaccaaactttaaaattaattcgatcgttatatttcttactctcagtaagtgtccgaaaaagcactttatactagtcgaatattgaacatttcgtattcattgacatgttttccgaattcgttattaaattttttcaatcaacCAGAAAAATTTTTAGTCAAATTGATTACATTCAATGTTAATTAGTTTATACTTGTTAAGAAAGTCAAGttttatgctctagccaagacaacatcctgccctacgccaggatgttgtcttggctagagcatagaacgtaagaggctagagctggcctattgatacttccgttgttgaaaaggccttgcatataagatcaacatacgttttctgaacacaaaaattttacaacgattgttgacttacaaaatacttctagcaactttcgcgaccaacgtttacgtttttcatcatcgaaaggttaaattacatatggcataaaaatgccTCGCAGTATATACCGCGGCTAAATGCAAGGCCAGGACTATCCTCCGCAGTAAAAGCAATCAAGGAGAACGGGaagcgtctctaaacatgttatcaaagcattatctaacatttttagttcaaaaaggtttcaaaactattcaaaattgaaactgatcaaagttaccccaaataaggaaaattgaaacaacgacgaaaaataaatgtttttaatgttcaggattttcgaagggctttgaaaacttacttctcaagttctaaggatgccagtactggttttaaaaatatgaaacctgtaatttcagttgtaaaatatataaatactcacgaaaaagtgaaataaaaatgatcaatgttaccccgttttacggaaAACTGAATTTGTCTCGTACCCCCGCTAAAATTGATATCATTGGAGCCAATGGTAAAAAATTGACTCTATCTGAAATAGTTGAGGTGAATATTCGATCCATCCATTCAGATTTCCAAGCACAGCTACAGTGTTTAGTAACGGATAAAACTACTGGTGTTATTCCATCCCGTGAATTCAACACCCAGTCTTGGTACCTACCGCCTGGACTGCCACTCGTGGACCCAAATTTTAACATTCCTGGTGAAATCGATTTGTTGATTGGAATCAACCTCTTTTTCAAAATCCTAATGCCCAGCCAGTTAAAGATATTAATCCAGCCCAGCCCAGAACCGATTGCAATGTAATACGCTCACTTTGGAGCCACTGACTAAATGCATGGAGAAGTTTTGGTCTATAGGAGACATTGAGTCCTCTCCAATGCTTACCAGTGAAGAGCTGGAGTGTGAAGCTTTGTATGGTGCCACTACTCGTCGTGATATTGATGGTCGTAATATCGTTCAATTGCCACTGAAAGATTCAGTttccaaaatgaaaaataatcgtTCCCTGTCACATCGTCGTTTTTCCATGCTTGAACGAAGGCTTCAGAAGAATCCAGAAGTGAAGCTGTtgtatccctttccgaccgggcccatataattgcgtaggtagaaggtgacttgaacaaaaccttctctctagatttttgaacgtcctattcaatgttttattgctcacaacgctagtgtcaacatcgctgCTGCTGCGAAAAATAAAAGACCTGAGCAAGCAAGTGCTTTTATATAGGAATTGCTTCGataaacgtgttcttgtcgtttggttggatgtaggcggaagggaataggactaaaccggggcgtggatggatttcaggaaaacgtatataagagaCATGTAGgttaggtcacggctcgccaagacatcacgaacaggaacagccggctgcctactttcggcctgcagggaagctattaatttagacctggtgttacggtgtacagggcatgacaaaacaacgtgctctatgtcgtgataaccttcaccacaggcacagataccactttccccgagcccaacacgacggagattcGCGTCAAATttatgattggacataagccgggacatcacgcaaatgaaatcccgacctacatccaaccctttgaaccacgggctcgtcgataccttggggataatggaatgtaaccacttttccagttcccctctggtccaagaattttgccaactgatgatcgtattctgacgtacgaGGGCGAAAAATTCAacaaaggcaattggtctttcataaatatcaccgtttgttgcgcccaccttagccaaagagtccgctttctcattgcccggtatcgagcagtgagaagggacccacgctaaggtgatctgaaacgatttctcggataaagcactcagatgttcccgtattttccccaggaaatacggagagtgcttaacatctttcatcgataggagagcctcaatggaactgagactgtccgtaaagatgaaataatggtccgtgggcattttttcgataatccctagggtgtactgaattgcagctaattctgcgacgtaaacaaaaGCTTATCGAGCTTACGAGAGACGGTTAACATACAGCTCGTTGATGTTACTGTTTTTGTGTTGGTGAAAGCGAGGGAAGGCTGCTCCAGTGTTCCTGTCTTTTATTTTTGGTGGCTTCGATGAGGCGGTTTCTACTAAGTCGTGGAGAGATTTTGGTTCCGGTGCGTCGTTGGATTGCTGCTGTCTGGGGAATGGAGGATGGATGGCGATGTGAGGTTCCGTAAATGGTGAGCGGCTTCATGGAGCTCCGCTCATATGTTCTATAATCCCAATTGCTGTGTACGGCAGACACGACTGTGCGGTAAATTGCTCAGCAGTGAAGGTGGTGTCGTACAGAGGGGCACGAGAGGCGCCCTACTTGACCTGTGCCAGCAGAGAAATTTTGCTGAGGCGAGTCCGACAACACCAATACAAGAATACCCGTCGCGCTCACATACATCGTCGCAGTGAGTAGTAATGAGAGTGTGTGAGACGAGTGAATGCATTTATTACGTGAGTCGAGAGTACGAAAGGATGTGTGAAAGTAGACGAAGGTGATCACGAAGGTTATTTACCAAAGTTTCCATATATCAAAATATTCTAAAACATGTTCACATCACTCTATCTTGTCGAAATAGAGATCCTTGGCATAATACCTTTTCTACTAACAACACCCTGATTCCTGTAACATTTATAAAGGTAGTatgctgcctataatcgcatatcagtcccatctgaaaAATCATCGATTTGAGAAAACTGGTACTGAATATCCGTGGTAAACTGTGATATAAAACGCAGATAGCGTTCTTCATGTGGCAACCAACAGTTAGATTCTGTTGTCAACGCGTAAGTCAGTGGACGGTGATCGGTAAAGATTGTAAAATTGCGTCCTTCCAGTAACAGCCGGAAGTACTTCACAGCCATTTTCATTGCAGTTAATTCTCGTCCAAGAGTGGAGTACTTAAGCTGTGACTtggaaaatatttccgaaaaaaatcctACAGGTTCCCACACTCCATCTCTTAATTGCTGCAAGACGGCTCCACCCGCAATATTTGATGCATCTACATTCAAAGCAAGCGGTTTGGACGAATCGGGATAATGAAGAAGAGAGGCTTCCGCCAACGATTTTTTGCAACGCTCGAAACTTAACACGGCAGCATCTGTCCAGTTCAATTTACGAACATCGTGGCGTATAAAGCGTTTGTAGCCGTTGATAAGTGCTAGAAATCGTCGGAGGTCCTTAACCGTGGAAGGCTTCTTGTATTCTAAAACCGCTTGAACGCGGGCTGGTAGCGGGCGTACTCCGTCATCGTTGACTAGGTATCCGAGAAACTTCACTTCCTTCTGGGCAAACACACTTTTCTCCAAGTTGATCACGAGTTCGTGCTGCCGTTAGCGTTCGAAGACCATTCGCAGATGCTACTGGTGCTCCTGCAGGGATTCAGAGGCGATGCATATATCATCTATGAAGATGACAACAAAATCTAGGTCACCAAAAATGCGATTCATATAGCGTTGGAAGGTTTGACTTGCGTTGCTTAACCCAAATTGCATGTGGGTGAATTCAAACAAGCCAAACGGCGTGATGACCGCTGTTTTCGGAAAGTCTGCCTCCTCTACTGCAACCTGGTGGTATGCTCGCTCCAAATCAAGGGTTGTAAAAACGGACTTACCGTGCAGCAAATTCAACAGATCGTGAATGTGCGGGACCGGGTAGCGATCAGGTGTTGTGGCCTGATTAAGACGCCGGTAATCTCCAACGAAGCGCCATTGTCCATTCTTTTTGGGTACGCAATGTAGAGGGCTCGCCCAACTGCTGCTTGATGGTCTGCAGATTCCCAGGTCACACATAAGTCGAACCTCTTCCTTGGCTGCTTTGATTTTATCAGGATGCATCCGTCGTACTTTTGACGCTACCGGTGGGCCACGAGTAACAATGTGGTGAGTTACGTCACTCTGTGGCACAGAGCGCATTGTCGAAGGGAGAGTAATTTCCCGAAACTCTTCAAGCAACTTTCGAAAAGGATGACCGGTGTCCACAATTGTGATACTATGCTAATCAGCAGTTATCATACCACCATAGGAGTTTAAACCCGTTTTTCCGTCTATTAGTTTTTGGCTTTTGAGATCAACGAGAATACCAAAGTGGGCCAAAAAATCGGCTCCAATTATTGGTACCGTCACTTCAGCGATCAGGAAGTTCCAGGTAAATTTACGTCTTAACCCAAGATCCGTGGATAGCAATTTCGTTCCAAACGTTCGAATGCGGCTGCCGTTGGCGGCATACAGTTGCTGAGTTTTAACACCTTCAACGCGGTCCTTCCTAGAAGCCGGCAAGATCGAAACGTCTGATCCAGTGTCAACTAAAAAGCGAGAATTGTTtgttttatcgaagattatcatTCGGCGGCTTTCAGATACTCCTGCCACCTTCGCCGACGACGGTGGGGAGatgtttagtttttttaattCCATGTACACGGCACACGACATTGTTGAGCATCGTTCCCATACTTCCGATGGTACCAGCACATCCTAGATCCCGATGACGAGCGTGAATCTCTTTAGCTTCGTGAAGTAGATCTGCCTCGGTTGTACTTGGAAGTTTTGAGCCGACGAATTTCTGCTGTAAGGTATTCTATTTGCTCCAATAATTTGCCACGATAGTGTCTGGATTCTGGTTCGTTGTGTGCTATCCCTGCTGCGGATAACGGATTAGTAGCAGTATCCGTGATTTTATCCGCCATTTCCGCGAGTTTTTCAATGGTGCCGTCATGACAGGCTAATACCGGTCGTATTTTTAGCGGGAGACGTTGAATAAAAAGCATTTTTAATAGGTTGTTGTCAACGCCCAAACCGGCAGACAATTCTCTCATTTTTGCCAAGAGGTGGGTTGGTCTCATGTCACCGAGGTCTTGGGCTCCTAGCAGCTGCTCGAGGCGGCTTTCAGCGGATACCGCAAAGCGGGAAACTAAACGTTCCTTGACGGTTTTATACTTATTTTGTTCCGGAGGCGCTGCTACCAAATCAGATATATGACAAATGACTGATTGGTCCACTTTCGCCACGATGTGGTAAAACTTAGTCTCATTATTAACGATTTTTGCTAAATGGAACTGTGCCTCGGCTTGGGCAAACCACATGGCCGGATCTGTTTTCCAAAAATCCGGCAGTTTGATAGCGACAGACGCCGTAATGTGGTTTTCGTTTGCATTCGCCATGTTGAGGTTAGATATCGCGATTAACTAATAACACGAATGACGAGGTAAAATCGCGAAATTTTAATGTTCGCGACGTCGCGGGTCACCAATGTAGCGTTCGAACACGAAATAAAACGCTTGTCGAAAGTTTTAACtaagtaaatttttatttaaatcgcTCGTTACAGAATCCGCGTGCGCGTTCAAAGGGGTTCTTTGTTCCTCTGTCTTTGCCGTCTTTGCTCACTTCTCCCACGGTTCAGTGTTGCCAGTGATACCATAAGTgcttaaagatatttttttttttaggtataTCGCCTGTTTGGGGtggaatatttttattttttcgacttGTTATGAAATAGACCCTAACCATAACTTTTTCATTAAAGAATtgcctttttcgtgaaaataacaatgaaaaataaggaagagactgATTTGCGATTATAAgggccatcgagtagcaaaatatTCGCATACCAGTTTCACTTTCAACCGCTCGGTGTAgaagtagggataccatctggtcgaaattagaaatcaggacacaaATTTGACTAAGTCATTCAATTCTTCGAAGTATGAGCAAATGTAACACGTAATATTTGATTtactcagttttttttacgcggggatacgtacctcgtggaAAAACGCGGTAATAaagaaatccgcgtataaaaacgcgtaatttgaaaatccttcgatttaaaaatccgcgtgaaaaaaccattaattcgaaaatccgtgtaGAAAAATACCTAGTAAAAAATCTGGGTGTATCTCTGACGACCCACTTTCATCGaaccactttgaattattacgcattagtagatactttggaaaaaacttattttcaaagagcacattgagagtatacaagccaagtgcatcaaatatacgagatgtttatatcctctcattaacaggaattctaaactttgtttaaagaacaaacttttgatttacaaacacatttttagaccagcaatgctttatgcagtaccgatctggacaagttgctgttcaacaaggatgaaaacgctccaaaggattctgaataaaattctgaaaatgattttgaagcgtcctccttggtttggtacactcgaattacatagacttactggtgttgaaccattagaagctatgtcaaataaaattattaacaattttcgacaaaaatcgttgcaatcctcaattgctacgataaactCTTTtaatagccaataagttagcaattaagttagttataaatttacttccccttttctgacaagtaggtttaaatccctacgaatgataagtcctaattgcaaaagcaaacaaatcctaacaattaaatttacaaatttctaacagtgttgaggagtcaccatttgtg
It includes:
- the LOC129717106 gene encoding uncharacterized protein LOC129717106 — its product is MANANENHITASVAIKLPDFWKTDPAMWFAQAEAQFHLAKIVNNETKFYHIVAKVDQSVICHISDLVAAPPEQNKYKTVKERLVSRFAVSAESRLEQLLGAQDLGDMRPTHLLAKMRELSAGLGVDNNLLKMLFIQRLPLKIRPVLACHDGTIEKLAEMADKITDTATNPLSAAGIAHNEPESRHYRGKLLEQIEYLTAEIRRLKTSKYNRGRSTSRS